The Numenius arquata chromosome 11, bNumArq3.hap1.1, whole genome shotgun sequence genomic interval ATTACCTGGGGGaagaaaacatttacatttgCAAAACAGCATCAGTGCTTGCTTCCCGTATTTCATGTGCTGAAATGACTTTACATGGAAAATACCATAATTTCCTgaaagtgcaaggaaaaaaatgtaaaactgaaaagaCTGGGCAGAAGGACCGTGGTTGGAGCCGATTAGGACATTGAGGCCATTCCTGCCTGGACAGGTCAGGATCCCATCAAGTCCAGAAGGACACTCTTCTGATGTCCAACCTTGGTACTTACCAAACCTGCCCTATACATGAAAACCCTATCTCTTGTTTTTTCAGTCCCTCATTCTCTCACTGTGCACAGCATGAACCTGCTTCTGTTGCTGCTTTCACTTCCCAGGGAAgtcttggggggaggaaggctgatGTGAAATAAGGAAGCAGATAGAGCACACAGGGTATTTGCAAACGTCAATACTTTCACCAGGGCCAGTGTCACTTGTTGATCTTCGTCAGGGCTGAAACTGCAGAATTCCTGGGTAGGAAGGGGAAAAGTGCAGCAGAAATGTCACTAATGGCTCACAGGTTGCTGCCCTGatccccatcccactgggtgTCTAGTTCTCTAGCTGAGCTTTGAAGCAGATCTTAGGAAGACAAGATGCTTCCCCTTCGCCATCTATTTTCCCGAAAAGGCAATGACGTGCACAGCATGGCCCAGCAGCCCTCCTCCATCTTCTCCTTTAGAGGATGCAGTGTCACTGGCAAAACCCACAGAGAGGCAATGGGGAACAGCTAGTGCAAAGACTGCCTCCATCTACAAAACCAGAGCAGCTCCTTCAGGGAGGGGGACTTTATCTTTCACTGCCTGTAACTGAATACACTGGGAGCTGTTTTTCCATTACGGTTTTCTAGGGTGGCCCCAGTTCACACTGCATGTTCTCACCAGTATGATTCACTTCTTCATCAGAAGCATAAGCTAAATATTTGTGTGAAGAAAGAAGAACATCTGAAGTGTCTGCATCTGGGATACTTCATTCCTGTAGCCGTTTACAATAGCTGCAAAAcagttctgaaatatttatgtattaagCATTAGACTGAATGTGCAGCCTGATATTACCAGTTCCTCCATCCCTGCACTTAAAAGGATAACCAGCTACCATGGGCAGATGCTTCCCAAATTATGCTGTCAATGTTTGGTTGGGGTTTAATGATGAGAAGACATTACACTCAAATACCTGACATTGTTTCCAACCACAGCTGGTTTTCAACATGAACGAAATAAAAGATCGTGCTGCTTATCCAGAAGACTGTTATTAAACATGCCCATGCATTTTTCCACACCCAGCCTGCATGCCTGTGCTTTTTGGGATACTGGTCTTCGTCTGTGCTAGACTGGAATATTTGTTGTCTTCTCAGGATCAGATTGGGCTTCCTCCTTTGTCCATGTACACATAGATGGAGCAACAGCTCCATCCTTTCACTACTTAAATTTCATGCAGTGTAACTTGAGGCTGAATGTGGACCATATTTTCTATTTGCAAAACTTCCTTTAGACACCCTGATCCTATGTGGTTGACTTCCACGTTCTCACTTCTTTCATCCCTGACTTGCAAGGCAGAGATCTCATTGGTTCCTCTAGAAACACCTTGAGGTTTTCTTGCTTACACCAGCCAGCACAGCCAAATTTAAGTCATAGTGAGTTTGTAGCACAGAATACAAACGTGTGTTCCAAGCACTAGAAAAGTATAAGCCCACGCTTTGTGTGAGAGTCGAGTGCCATCCTCAGCTTTCTGCTGGACAGGGCTTATCCAAATGAGTTGTGTAGGAAGCCCACACTCCCAACAGACAGGGCCAAAGAATGAGATATGGCAGAAGAACTTAGCCATTCCTCCCCTACCATGCCAATAACCCACAGTGGCTGTTCATCTAAATGCTCTAAAAATGCTCACCCATTAGTTTGTTCAGTTCCCCTTGGGGCATGGCTCGGAAAGCTTCGTTTGTTGGAGCGAACACCGTGAAGGTACCCGGCCTGTTCAAGTTCTCCGTTAGACCTGCAGACTGGATTGCAGCCACCAACGTACTGCAAGACAAACATACATAAAATGCTTCACTAAAAGTTACTTCTGGTGGTCTTGGAGCAACTGCATGTTGTGTTCAAAAGAGAGCTGTGAAGTTACAATTGCAAAATCCTGCTGGGGTccagcaaatcacagaatcataaaattgtttgggttggaagggaccttaaagatcatctagttctaacccccctgctatgggtaGGGACAATTAACCATATTAATTAACCAAACAGTTGATTAGGTAGGAAATGAGCCTGTGAGGTCCAGCCAGAACATCTGAGAAATGGCAAAGCAAGCTGGGAATGCTGAATCCTTGGGGACCACATGGTAGTGAGGAGAAAGAGAGGGCTGGCCACAGTGGCTCTGATGGGCAGAGATGGATTCAGAGCCAGCTTCTTACTGTATTAAGTGGGACCACACACTCTCGGCTCACAGTTCATTGAAGGGTTATTTGAAGTCTCGCTCCCTATAATTTAGGGATAAGACCATGGTTTTGGATGCTctttctatgttaaaaaaaataatatatacagtCATGACTACGACCCATAATAAATAGAAACTGCTTTGGCAGCTCTTCTCCTAACTAGCACTTAAGAAGAGCAGAAAGGTCACCTGAAGCGATGGTCTGCCTTGAGAACATCCATCACTGAGCCAGATGGTGGAGTCAACATTTTGTCCACACTAAACAGGGTCCCAAATCTTCCTCTCTTGTCATGGGCAGCAATGCAGGCGTTTTCAATGCAAAGGTTCTGCAAACAaaattgcaccaaaaaaaaaaaaaaaagattttattagcATATGCTTCAAAAGAGATATTTTAATACTTTCTCCACAATGCTCAATTACACTTTTTACATGATATCCATAACATTACAGACATCAAGCATCATTCAGGCAGGAACTTACATTGCGGTACACAAAAACTCTCAGCTCCCTGTCACCCAGAGTCTGTAGTTTCTGCCCATGGTAAAGATATTTAGAGGAGAGCTGGTCTTTAACAATGTGGTTCAGAAGCAAGTTTTTCATGTTGCTGTCAATGATGGGGAGTCCATCTGCAGCAAAAGTATGGAAGGAACCAGTCATTCACTTAAAATGACCATTGAGACACTAAAAAAGTGCAAATACAGAGTATTATCTGCAtcaggttttaattttaaagctagGTGTCTATAGCTGAGACATTTGAATGAGCATTTCCATGCTCCTGCACTGAAACTTGGCTGAAGACTGTTTGAAGCAGATCTGTGGCCCAAACGGATGGAAGAAAGGGCTTTACTCCCCGGTTTACCTTTAAACGCATCATTCACTGGGGCAAGGAGGGTCACTTGCTCACTGCCAGTTAGATGAGAACTGAGACCAGCTTGTCTGAAAAGGTCCGTAGACTTGGAAACTTCAGATTCTTGTGCCAACTCAAACAGGGTCttagctgaaaagaaaagcaacacataGTAACCTTACATTGAAGGCAATCCCTCATAACTACAAAATATCTACATCCTCTAAATCCAGTATTTCCTTGGCAAAATAGACAAAAGAGAAGCCACAGAAAGAACGATGCAGAGAGGCATCAGTACCTGAGTCTGGGATCAGCAGCTCATTAACAAAATGTACGACGCCGTTGGTAGCCAGGACATCCTTGTTGGCAATGATGGGCTTCCCGTTGAGGGTCAGCTCTTCCCCACTGCAGCCCACGTCCAAGGTGGTTCCTTCCAGAGTCTCCATTGTCAGGCCAGCGATGATGGCCTCAGCACACATGGCTGACTTCAGGATGTGATGGTTCAGCAGGTCTGTAAGAGAAGCAAGTGTCTTAGTGAGCTGGAAAAATCAGCTATGAAATTATTGCATCTTTTAGGGGTCCTGTTTAATGGCAAGGGCCTCCTGCACAGCATTGTATATGAAGCTCCACTCCAAAAGATGTGTCATTTTAAATTGGGCTGGTTTTAATCCAGAAGCCTGGGAGAGTGCctaaaaaaagtagtttttatACACCTTTGTCAACTTCAAAAGGTTTTATATGGTTATTTGACTCAACTGTTAGGGGGAGTTACATTGATTAGATGCTAATTTTCTTGCATCTTGCTGGATTGATAGAAATTGCCATCACATACAGGAGTGCTAAAAGAAAACTTGGAAAAGGGACTGCTTCAGCCCCCTCTTCCATATCTGGGTAACACTCtctgccacgtctacatgtctaCCATGTCTACAACCAGAGAAGTCTTGGCTGTCCAGTTTAAAAAGCTGGAGTCTGTCAAATGTGTTTACTGCAGCTGTTACCAGAGTGTACCAAGGAGCTGTTCAGATGCCCTCGAGAAGGAATTCAGAAGAACTGAATACCCTTCCGTCTCTCGATGGGCTCAGTAAACAAGCACTTACCCCTCAGGGCTTCTGGGTCCCCCAAGATCCTGTTCAGTGTTTCTCGTGGGATCTTCTCAAAGGCTTCATTGGTTGGAGCCAAGAGCGTGTACTGGCCTTCGCTTTCCAGCAAGCTGTTGAGGTCagaagcagccacagcagccttCAGAGCAATGAGAATAGAGGGTAGAACACATTCAGCCAGAATACAAGGGTCAGCAACTTTGTCCAGATGCACGCTAAGGGCCAGATTTATTAAGGCTTTTATAATTTCAGAGGACTTACAAAAAAACATGAATAGCTTCTTTCAGCCCTTTGGTGCCTTTATAAATTTGACCTGGCCCCGTGGTTCTTTTGTGCTCCAGAAATTTGAGTACAAGAGCCCTTTTTGGCAAGACTGAGCGCTAGTTCAAATACCCCAATGTGCCTGGAAAGGGTCACAGCAGTTCCAGTGAAGAATTCAGATCAGAACCCACAGCTGGCTAACTGCAAACCCCTTGTGCTTTTTAAGTTATTCCTTAACTTGGCAGATACAAAGGCAAATAAATTGGTGGTCATAAAATCTGAACGCTTAATATCTCCTAAGGCTAAGATTCCTATAGAAGAGTGAGAAGCCAGACTCCGTCTACATCTCTTTACTGACAGCAATAGCAGGGCAACAATTATTCTCATAAAACCCTACTTGCGCTGATATCAAACACTTTTCTTCCTAAAGCAAAATGAACGATATCGAGGCAAGGATTTTAATCAGCAGCTTCAGGGTCACAGCACCCAGGGACTAGCAAGCTCTTCATGACAATTCACTGGGAGTGGGACGACTGACCATCTTTAAGGAGCCCTGGAGCACGCGTGGGGTGGACTCACCCGAAGAGTTTCCAGGCTGTCCTCAGTCTCGATGATCTGCTGAATGCTGTTGGTCGTGGTGGCGATGACTTTGTCGATGACGTGAACCACTCCGTTGGTGGCATGGTGGTCAGCTTTCAGCAGCCTGGCACAGTTCACGGTCACAATCTGCAGAGGGAAAGAGCCGCGGGGCGTTATGTGCACAAAAACAAGAAGGTAAAGCAGCCTCTGCTGGTTTTCTATTTCAAACGCAGCGAGTGCTGTAATATTGAATCAGCAGGAGCAGAAATGCGGTTTCCTAAGAAAACACACGAAGAATGAGAATGCTCTATCAAGAATGTTTGAAACAGTTCGTGTTTAAAGAGCTTTGAAAATAATCAGTGGTTTTGTCTACCCTGCATCACCAAGACTAAGAAAATATGCAAAACCCAATACTCTAGGCAAGCAGACTGTTATACAGCAATGGGGGCAACTTCCCTGCAACAGCACCAATGAAACTATCTGCTTACAAATATTATTTACAAGCTCCTTCTAAATATGTATCCTAAATCAATAGCTGTCAACATAAGCATTGCAGAGTCCTGGAGGTCCAAGGAGAGCGTAGGAGGCACAAGGCAGCACAAAAGCAAGCCCGCTGTGGGTAGGTTTAACAGAAATGTCTTACCCCGTTGGGATAGTGGTGAATCTGGATAGGCAGGTCCTGGTACATTGAGTTCAGTGTTGTCCCATGTTTCAGATCATCTGTGAGGACCCGTTTGTCCACCATGTGGTAGCGAAGGGCATTGAGCAGCTCAATGTTAACGTTACTGACTAAGGAATCCAGAGTTTCCTGAAAAATCagataaatgcatttttcagtgctGACAAATACACTGGGAGACCTTCCCCAACAGCATTGTCCTCGCAAAAGGCTCAGCTGGTGCAGGTTTGGGGAAGAAGCTTGGTAGTGGGGATAGCCAAAAAGaagcccctccctgccccagtaACTGTTCTTACATTTTTATGGAAAAGTGATTTAAATGTGGGATATAACTGGATAGGGTTTGTACAATCGGGACTCTCCCTGAGATGCTCCACTAGGGTTGGAGCAACAGCAGGACAGCAGTGACAATTTCAGAAGTGGAAATTTTGCAAGACACAGAGtgagaaaatcaaaaccaaatgtaAAGGAGATTTATATGTAATGGAGCATAGGAACACACTGATGCAGAAAGGCTGCAGGTTTACAGAGGCTCTGGTTGG includes:
- the TGFBI gene encoding transforming growth factor-beta-induced protein ig-h3, which encodes MANPSLLLLALALGLAVAAKSPYQQVLQHSRLRGRQHGPNVCAVQKLIGTNRKYFTNCKQWYQRKICGKATVISYECCPGYEKVPGEKGCPAALPLSNIYETLGVVGSATTQLYSDRSNLRPEIEGPGSYTIFAPSNEAWASLSAETLDSLVSNVNIELLNALRYHMVDKRVLTDDLKHGTTLNSMYQDLPIQIHHYPNGIVTVNCARLLKADHHATNGVVHVIDKVIATTTNSIQQIIETEDSLETLRAAVAASDLNSLLESEGQYTLLAPTNEAFEKIPRETLNRILGDPEALRDLLNHHILKSAMCAEAIIAGLTMETLEGTTLDVGCSGEELTLNGKPIIANKDVLATNGVVHFVNELLIPDSAKTLFELAQESEVSKSTDLFRQAGLSSHLTGSEQVTLLAPVNDAFKDGLPIIDSNMKNLLLNHIVKDQLSSKYLYHGQKLQTLGDRELRVFVYRNNLCIENACIAAHDKRGRFGTLFSVDKMLTPPSGSVMDVLKADHRFSTLVAAIQSAGLTENLNRPGTFTVFAPTNEAFRAMPQGELNKLMGNAKELANILKFHIADEILVSGAVNALVRLKSMQGDKLEVSMKNNVIHINKEPVAESDIMATNGVIYAVNSVLQPQALRPQERGDEPADPALEIFKQASALSKVSQRNPRLAPVYSRILEKIKENSGGF